TTTGCTACCGGAAGGGGTATCAGCACGCCTGTCGCGTGCAATGCTTCCGGAGAGCTTTTTGCAGCGCAGCATAGCCCGGGGGCATGCCGCGAATATGATGCAGATCAACTATTAAGCGAACTGTCGCCGGTCTCGCCCGGATCCGCCGGAGGCAGCGGCTCGGCCCGCACCAGCAGCCGGTCGATCCGGTTGCCGTCCATATCGACGACCTCGAACAGCCAGTCGCCGATGCGCACGGTCTGGCCCGTCGCCGGCAGGCCGGGCACCCGGTCGAGCACCAGCCCGGCTACGGTCTGGTAGTCCGGCGCCGGCTCGGCGGGCATGCCGGTACGGGCGGTGAATTCGTCCACCGGCATGCCGCCCGCGACAAGGAAAGACCCGTCCTCCCGCGTCACCAGCTCGGGCTCGTCCGGGTCGGGCTCGTCGAACCCGCCGGCAATCGCGCCGAGAATGTCCATCGGGGTGATGATGCCGTCGAAATGGCCGTATTCGTCATAGACCAGCAGCATGTGGCCGGGCGACGCGCGGAGCTGCTCGACCGCCTCCAGCGCCGGCAGCGCATCCTGAATCACGATCGCCGGGCGCAGCAGCGTGCGCGCATCCACCCCGTCATCGGGCACGGTGAGCAGATCGCGGCTGTGCAGCACGCCGACGATGTCATCGGCGCCGCCATCGCGGAACGGCAGCCGGGAATGGCCCGAATCGCGAAACCGCTCGCGCAGCACCGCCACCGACTCGCCGGCCTCGGCAATGGCCACCTCGTGGCGCGGCGTCATCAGACCGCGCGCGCGGCGGTCGGCCAGCCGCATGACCCCGCCGATCAGTTCGGTCTCCTGCTGCTCGATCACGCCGGCATCGGCGGCCTCGGTGATCAACAGGTGAATGTCCTCGTCGCTGACACCGGTGTCGCGCTCGCCGGACTGGCCCAGCAGTTTCAGCAGCACCCGGCCCGAGCGGTCGAGCAGCCAGACCAGCGGGGCCGCGACGCGCGACAGCACCAGCATCGCCGGCGCCACACGCCGCGCCACAACCTCGGGCGCGGCCAGCGCAATCTGCTTCGGCACCAGCTCGCCCACCACCAGCGACAGGTAGGTGATCGCCACCACCACCAGCCCGACGCCCAGCTCCTGTGCCATCTCGGGCGGCACGCCCAGCGCCGGCAGCCGCTCTGCCAAGCGCCCGCCCAGCGTCGCGCCCGAGACCGCGCCGGCCACCACACCCACCAGCGTGATGCCGATCTGCACCGTCGAGAGGAACGTGCCCGGCGCCTCGGTCAGCCGCAGCGCGGCACCGGCGCCGGGCAGACCCTGCTCTGCCTGCGCCCGCAGCCGCCCCGGATTCGACGAGACGACCGCCAGCTCGGACATGGCGAGCAGACCGTTGAGGGAGATCAGGGCGAGAAGCGCGAGGATTTCGAGGAACATGGATCGGGGCGATGCGTCTTCGACAGGGCGGGGCGCCGGCAGCATGGGCCGGATCGGCGGCGAAGTCCAACCGCCTTCGCCCTCGCCCGGCAACCGCCCGCCGGGGCGGTCGGGCCGGCTCTACTCGCCGGCCGCTTGCAGCCAGGCCGGCGGTGGCGTGCCAGCCTTGCCGGTCTCGCCTCCGCGCAGCGCACCGCCGCCCTTGGTCAGGATCCGCCCCAGCATCGAGAGGCTGACCTTGAACGCGCTTTTCGTCGGCGGGCTGTTCTCGTACCCGCTGGTAAAGAGCAGGGCGACCAGCGCATCCCGGCGCGCGCCTTCACCGAGATCGAAGGACACCCAGAGCCGGTCGCCGCGCTGACCGGTGATGCGCGCCGCCACCGGCCCGACGCCGGGAATCTCCAGCCGAAGCCAACGCTTGTTGAAGCCGATCTCGTCCATATCGAGCGCCTTGATGCGTGCGTCCGACAGCGAAAGCCAGTCGATCCGCGCCGGCACCAGCTTGCCCGGACGGGCGCCGATCCGGCATTTTTGCAGCAACCGGAACCGCTCGTCGCGGTTGGGCGCCTCGGGCGAGACGGCGACAACCTGCACGCAGAGCAGGACCAGAACGCTGGCACAGGCCCAGAACGCCAGGATGGGCAACTGCTCGAACGACGTGATGATGCGCGAATTGAAGCTCGCATTGGTGGCAAAGCCCAGTGCGGTCAGGAAGATCAGCACCGCCGGCAGCATGATCATGATGTGATCGACAGCACGCCCACCGGCGTCGCGGCCCTTGGGCGTGACCTTGAAGGCATGGCCATGCGGGCGGATCAGCGTCGTCACCACCGTGGGCAGGATGCGCGGCGCCTGGATCGCGGCGTGTACGGTCGCGGCAAGCGGGAAGAACGCGTTCGGCGCAATCAGGCGCAGCGTGCCCAGCGTCGCCAGGAGAACCGGGATCTGGAACTCCACCAGCTCGACCACGCGGGTGGCCGGCAGCGGCGCCCAGCCCGTCCAAAGACAGATCGCCGGCACCGTCAGCGTGGCGATCACCATGAGCGGCTGGATCATCCAGTGCAGCGGCAGGAACATCAGCCGCTGATAGAGCTTCAGCCCCGGCCCGAACGGCCCTTCGCGCAGGAACAGGATCTGGATTGCGCCGCGGGCCCAGCGCGCGCGCTGCACATACATCGCGCTCAGCGATTCCGGCGCCAGCCCGATGGCCAGCCGCTCGTTGAGATAGCGGGTGACATAGCCTTTGCGCAGCATCACCATGGTCAGCAGCATATCCTCGGTGATCGATCCGGTGGGCAGGCCGCCGCCGACCGCCTCGATGGCGGTGCGCCTCGTGATCGAGTTCGAGCCGCAGCAGAAGGCGGTATCCCAGCCGTCGCGCCCGGGCATGATCGAGCCGAAGAACAGCCGCTGGTCGTCGGGCATGCGGTGGCGCATGTCGAGATTCGACTGCATCGGATCGGAATTGTAAAAGCAATGCGGCGCCTGCACGATGCCGACCTTGGGGTCTTCGAAGAGACCGATGGCACGGTAGAGGAAATGCCGCTGCGGGATGAAATCCGCGTCGAGCACCATGAAGAATTCGCCGTCGGTGCGGGCGATGGCGGCGTTGATATTGCCGGCCTTGGCATGGGCGTTGTCCGGGCGCGTAAAGTAATCGGCGCCCTTGCGCTCGCAGAACTCGCGCAGCCAGTCGCGTTTGCCGTCGTCCAGCACACAGACCCGCAGCTTGTCGGCGGGCCAGTCGATGGCGAGCGCGCCGATGATGGTCTTTTCGAGAACGTCGAGCCCCTCGTTGTAGGTCGCGATGAACACGTCGACCGTGGGAAGCTCGGCGGGATCGCTGGCGCGCAGCCGCGCCTCGCCCTCATCGGCGGCGGGCGAGTTGTCGCGCCGCCGGACCAGCGTCGAGAACAGGATCGTGGTGTCGAAGAGCACCATCATCTCGATCACGAAGAGCGTCCAGGCAAACACCGTCTCGCCGGTGCTGCTCTCGGGGCCGGGCAGCGTCTCGGTCACCCGCCAGTAAAGATAGCGCAGCGTGATCGCGCCAAGCGCCACCAGCAGCGCGACGGCGTGCGAGGGGCGCATGCTCGACCCGTTCAGCGCCTTGCGCGGCACCACAAGCAGCGCGAGCATCACCACCGCCAAGGGAACGAGATATTCAGGCATGTCAGTTCGTCCGGGAGCGCGGGGTCATGTCGTCTTCGTTGGCGGCGAGATCCTCATCCAGGGCGGTGTCGGTCTCCTGTCCGTCACGTCCGAAGACGGCGCGGGCCACCTCGCGTGCGCGCTCCATCCACTCCGAGGCGACAGAGCCCGAGGGGATGTTCATGCGCACCTCGGCAGAGCGCCCCACATCGCAGAACGCCCGCGCCACGTTTTCGTCCTCCAGATCCGGCTTCGGAATGGTGACGATGACCCGCAGGCCGTTCGGCGTGGTGATCCGCGGCTGGGCCGCCTGCATATTTCGGTTCGGTCGCGAGCCGCCGCCATAGGCCGCAAAGATCTTTCCGGTAAAGGGCTTCTCCGCACCTTTCAGACGCACACTCACCTCGGTGCCCGGGACGATCTTTTCGAAATGCCGCTCAGGCAGTTCGAATTCCAGGAAGCGGCGGGTGCAGTCGAGGATCTTCAGCACCTGCTCGCCGGTCGTCACATTGGCGCCGGCGCGCGGCGAGGATTCCCAGACGATGCCGTCGGTGGCGGATGTGGGCCGGAACTCCTCGTTCTTCGTCTGCTCGATCTGCATGCCGGAAATCTCGTGCAGCAGCGCTTCGCGGCGGGTGCTGCGGCCCATGAGCTGGGTGGCGAGCTCGGCATCGCGCACGGCGATCTCGTCGAGCCGGTAGGCGATGGCGTCGATATCGTTGGTCGAGGTGTCGATCACATCGCCCTCGGCGAGAAAGTCGCGCTCGACCTCGAGCCGCTTCAGCGTCGCCTCGCGGCCCGCCACAACGGCCTTTGCCTCGGCGAGTTCGCCCTGCGCCTCGATCAGATCGCTCTCCGACAGCCGGTCGCGCGCGGCGAGCCGCTCGGCACGGTCGCTCGACGCGATGACCCGGTGCAGCGCGCCCTCTGCACGATCGAGCTCGGCGCGCGCTTCGAGCAGCCGGGTCTCGTACCAGGCGCTGCGCGCGGCGATCTGCTGATCGCGGCGTTCGAGCAGCTCCTGCTTCAGCTGCTCCAGCCGCTCGCGTTGCATTTCAAGACCTTCGATTTCCCCCGACAGGGAGGACAGCTCGCTCTTGAGCGAGCGCAAGCCGGCGCTTTCCTTGCTCATCTTGCGCAGTTCAAAGGCGAGTTCACCCGCGCGGATAAAACGCGCCGGACCCGGGCTCGGCGTTTCGACGATCCCCTCGAACGGGGACGAGATCGGCACCAGCGGGGCGTTTACCACTGCGGATGTCGAGATATAGTTCGTTGCGTGCGGCGCCACGGCGGTCGCAACCGCCCCCACGAGAACGGCAGCCGCGGACATTCTGACCAATCGCATCGGCATTTTAAGCCCTCCGACCCTAATTAAAACTGAACGGCGATTCCTGTCTCGCTGCCCCGGCCGCGCCCTTTCCCCGACACGATCAGACCAACCACGGGACACACCCGCGACCCGTCCTTTTTTGTTCATGATCTGGGCGAAATTATGGTTACCCGGACCTTAATGTTCACTTTTCATGACAGGCTGCCGGTCAGATTGTCGCAGGCAGCGCGACGGAGCCCGCGTGTCACTGCGATGGCCACCGGCAAAGAGGCCAGCGCCTTGTGAGACGCCCCAATGCACCGGAGGGCCGAAGGCGAAGCGGCGAATTGGAATTGAGCCGCGAGGACGCGCTCGAATGTCAAGATGCACCGGCAGGGGAAGCGGATGGTCCCGACGGCAGGGTGCCAGGGAAACAATGTCGGACAAACATGGTGCGGGTGGAGGGACTTGAACCCCCACGCCTTGCGGCGCCAGAACCTAAATCTGGTGCGTCTACCAATTTCGCCACACCCGCTTATTGCCGCGAAGTCCTAGCAAAGCGCCGCAGCCAAGGCGAGGGGAAAATAGCTCCCAGAAAACGCGCGACATTCACGGAATCTTGCCGTACTCTGCCCAACAATAAAGAGGCAGAACACAGCAGGAATGCGCCTATGGAACCGAAAACGGTCCGGCGCGGCGATACCCAGGGCAGCGCCACCGCGCGCCATATCGAGTCGTCGCATCCCCTCAACGCGCTTGTCGCCGGCACCGTGGTGCTGACGCTCGACGGTGCGATCCCGGTGGAATTTCTTTCTCCCGGCGACCGTGTGATCACACGCGACAGTGGCACCGCGATCCTGCGCGCGCTGCATCGCTCCCGGATCCGAACCAAGCTTGTCGCGATTCGCGCCGGTACGCTCGGCAATTCCCGCCCCGGCAGCGACGCGATCCTGCCCGCGCAGCAGGAGATCCTGGTGCGCGACTGGCGGGCAAAAGCCCTGTTCGGCGCAAGCTGCGCACTGGTCCCGGCAGAGCGTCTGGCCGATGGCGAATTCATCCGGGAGATCGGCACGCGCGAGGTGGATCTTGTCGAACTGCGCTTTGATGCGCCGCATATCCTCTACGCGGACGGGCTCGAACTCGCCGCGGCGGCAGCCGAAAGCATCAGCGCCTGACCCCGATGGCTCAGCCCTGCGGGGTCATCGTCGGGCGGGCCTTGTTGCGTTTCAGCCCCAGATAGCGCTCGCGCAGGATGATCGCCACGCCGGAGGCGATCACCACAGCCGACCCGAGCAGCATCAGCGGCGTCGGCACCTCGGCAAAGACCAGGTAGCCGATCAGGATGGCAAACAGGATCGAGGCGTAGTCGAACGGCGCCAGCAGCGCCGCCTCGGCCCCGCGATAGGCGGAGGTGAGGCAGATCTGCGCCACGCCCCCGATGAGTCCGGCGCCCACCAGCAAAGCCGCCTCGCGCATGTCGGGCATCACCCAGCCGAAGGGCAGCGTCAGCAGCGACAGAACCGTCGAGGTCAGCGAGAAATAGAACACGATGGCGGAGGTCTGCTCGCTCTGCACCATGCGACGGATATGGATCTGTACCAGCGCCCGCAGCACCGCAGAGCCCATGACGCAGAGAATGCCCAGCAGCACCATGTCGCTGACCTCGGACACGGTAAGCAGCGGCCACATCACCAGCCCGACGCCGAAAATCCCAGTACCGACGGCGGAGAGGCGAAAGAGCCGCACCTTTTCGCCCAGCAGGAACGCCGCAAAGACCACCGTCAGCAGCGGCGCCGCATAGCCGAGGGCTGTAACCTCGGGCAGCGGCAGATATCCCAGCGCCGCAAAGTTCAGCCCCATGGCCGACACGCCGACGATGCCGCGCAGGAAATGCAGCGACGGGCGCTGCACGCGCAGTCCCGCCGACAGATCGCCGCGCCACAGCAGCCAGACCAGGATCACCGGCAGCGCAAAGAACGAGCGGAAGAACACCGCCTCCCCGGTCGGTATCTCCGAGGCCGCCTTGATCAGCGCCGACATGATCACGAAGAGAACGACCGACACGATTTTCAGCGCAATGCCGCGCAGAGGGGTCATGGAAACTCCGGGTTGCAACCGCGCCACCTTGAACCGCGCCAACTGGGAGCGCAATCACCGCGCGCCGCATACCCGCTATCGGCCCCGGGAACGGAACATCGCTCTCACATGGTTTCGAGGCAGTGGCGGCGGAAGGCACGCTTGAGCATGTCAAGCTCGGCGCGTAGCAGCACCATCTCGGCACGGATATCGTCATCCACCGCCGCGCCTGCGATCAGCGTGAAGCTGTCGAGCTTTTCGTCGGTTGCGGCATCGAGAATGAGAAAGGTCTGCACGCCGTCGCCCAGCGCCTCGACCGGCACCGGCACCTCGACCGCCCAGCGCCCCTCTTCGTCGGTCTGCACCACGCTCACGCCGCGCACCGGGCCGTCATTCAGCGTAACGGTGATCTCGGGCGGCGGCGCAGCCCTGTCCTCGGCCACCAGCAGCCCTTCCCAGAGCCCCTGTCGGAACCGCGTCTTGGTCAGCGAATAGGCGCTCATGGCATCCCTCCGTTACAGCTCGGCCCGATGGCGGCGGCTGAAGGTCAGATCCCGCAGGATCACCTGGTTCATTTCCGGCCCCTCGAAGATCAGGTCGAGCCACATGCGCTCGACCCGCTTTTCGTTGAGCCGCGTATAGGCCAGATCGAACTCGACCCGGATCTCGT
The window above is part of the Salipiger abyssi genome. Proteins encoded here:
- a CDS encoding HlyD family efflux transporter periplasmic adaptor subunit, whose protein sequence is MSAAAVLVGAVATAVAPHATNYISTSAVVNAPLVPISSPFEGIVETPSPGPARFIRAGELAFELRKMSKESAGLRSLKSELSSLSGEIEGLEMQRERLEQLKQELLERRDQQIAARSAWYETRLLEARAELDRAEGALHRVIASSDRAERLAARDRLSESDLIEAQGELAEAKAVVAGREATLKRLEVERDFLAEGDVIDTSTNDIDAIAYRLDEIAVRDAELATQLMGRSTRREALLHEISGMQIEQTKNEEFRPTSATDGIVWESSPRAGANVTTGEQVLKILDCTRRFLEFELPERHFEKIVPGTEVSVRLKGAEKPFTGKIFAAYGGGSRPNRNMQAAQPRITTPNGLRVIVTIPKPDLEDENVARAFCDVGRSAEVRMNIPSGSVASEWMERAREVARAVFGRDGQETDTALDEDLAANEDDMTPRSRTN
- a CDS encoding DMT family transporter, whose translation is MTPLRGIALKIVSVVLFVIMSALIKAASEIPTGEAVFFRSFFALPVILVWLLWRGDLSAGLRVQRPSLHFLRGIVGVSAMGLNFAALGYLPLPEVTALGYAAPLLTVVFAAFLLGEKVRLFRLSAVGTGIFGVGLVMWPLLTVSEVSDMVLLGILCVMGSAVLRALVQIHIRRMVQSEQTSAIVFYFSLTSTVLSLLTLPFGWVMPDMREAALLVGAGLIGGVAQICLTSAYRGAEAALLAPFDYASILFAILIGYLVFAEVPTPLMLLGSAVVIASGVAIILRERYLGLKRNKARPTMTPQG
- a CDS encoding Hint domain-containing protein, with amino-acid sequence MEPKTVRRGDTQGSATARHIESSHPLNALVAGTVVLTLDGAIPVEFLSPGDRVITRDSGTAILRALHRSRIRTKLVAIRAGTLGNSRPGSDAILPAQQEILVRDWRAKALFGASCALVPAERLADGEFIREIGTREVDLVELRFDAPHILYADGLELAAAAAESISA
- a CDS encoding hemolysin family protein; the encoded protein is MFLEILALLALISLNGLLAMSELAVVSSNPGRLRAQAEQGLPGAGAALRLTEAPGTFLSTVQIGITLVGVVAGAVSGATLGGRLAERLPALGVPPEMAQELGVGLVVVAITYLSLVVGELVPKQIALAAPEVVARRVAPAMLVLSRVAAPLVWLLDRSGRVLLKLLGQSGERDTGVSDEDIHLLITEAADAGVIEQQETELIGGVMRLADRRARGLMTPRHEVAIAEAGESVAVLRERFRDSGHSRLPFRDGGADDIVGVLHSRDLLTVPDDGVDARTLLRPAIVIQDALPALEAVEQLRASPGHMLLVYDEYGHFDGIITPMDILGAIAGGFDEPDPDEPELVTREDGSFLVAGGMPVDEFTARTGMPAEPAPDYQTVAGLVLDRVPGLPATGQTVRIGDWLFEVVDMDGNRIDRLLVRAEPLPPADPGETGDSSLNS
- a CDS encoding glycosyltransferase, giving the protein MPEYLVPLAVVMLALLVVPRKALNGSSMRPSHAVALLVALGAITLRYLYWRVTETLPGPESSTGETVFAWTLFVIEMMVLFDTTILFSTLVRRRDNSPAADEGEARLRASDPAELPTVDVFIATYNEGLDVLEKTIIGALAIDWPADKLRVCVLDDGKRDWLREFCERKGADYFTRPDNAHAKAGNINAAIARTDGEFFMVLDADFIPQRHFLYRAIGLFEDPKVGIVQAPHCFYNSDPMQSNLDMRHRMPDDQRLFFGSIMPGRDGWDTAFCCGSNSITRRTAIEAVGGGLPTGSITEDMLLTMVMLRKGYVTRYLNERLAIGLAPESLSAMYVQRARWARGAIQILFLREGPFGPGLKLYQRLMFLPLHWMIQPLMVIATLTVPAICLWTGWAPLPATRVVELVEFQIPVLLATLGTLRLIAPNAFFPLAATVHAAIQAPRILPTVVTTLIRPHGHAFKVTPKGRDAGGRAVDHIMIMLPAVLIFLTALGFATNASFNSRIITSFEQLPILAFWACASVLVLLCVQVVAVSPEAPNRDERFRLLQKCRIGARPGKLVPARIDWLSLSDARIKALDMDEIGFNKRWLRLEIPGVGPVAARITGQRGDRLWVSFDLGEGARRDALVALLFTSGYENSPPTKSAFKVSLSMLGRILTKGGGALRGGETGKAGTPPPAWLQAAGE